GTTCGACCTGGACATCACCGTGCACGACCTCGGCGGACACCGCGTGGGGGACTTCTACGGCTGACGGACCTCAGCCGCCCGGAACGATCGGGATGCTCGTCGGCGGCAGGTTGCCGTTCGGGGAGCCGGTGTCTCCCGACGGATACTCCCCGGTGGGGACGTTGCCTCCCGGCCCGATGGGAACGGACGGGATCGGCGAGCCCCCGCTGGGCGCCACGGGGTCCGTGTTCTGATTGCCGCCGTCCTTGTCGTCACCGGAGGTCAGCAGGACCACCACCAGGACCCCCACCCCGATGAGGGCCACGGCCGACAGAGCCCACACCCACCACGGCAGCGAGCTCTTCGACGGGCCGGAACCGTACTGCTGCGGCCCCTGTTGGTAACCGCCCGGCCCCTGCGGCATGGGCGACCCCTGGGGTGGTGTGCCGTAGGGCGAGGCCATCGGCGCCTGGTACTGCGGAGGGCCCGGCACCGGGCCCGTCCCGAAGCCCTGTTGAGGGCCCGGATTCGACATCGGTGGCTGCTGTCCCGGATATCCCGTCATGTGTGACTGCTCCCGTGGAGCCTGTTGCGGTGTGGCTGCGAACTGACCGGGAACGGGCCGCTGTCCTTGCGACGACGCGGGCCCACCCGGCTGGGTACCGAACGGCTGTACCGGTGCCCCTTCCCCGACTCGACCGTGTCCTTGTCGTGGGTCTCCCTTCGCCGCACCGGACTCGAGGGCCTTCCTCGCGGCCGCCACCAACTCGACGCAGTTGGCGTACCGATCCTCGGCCGACTTGGCCATCCCCTTGCGCACCACCGCGTCGATGGCGGGAGGTAGCGAGGGGACGAGCTGGGACACGGAGGGCACCTCGCCGCTCAGGTGCCCCTTGATCACCGTCTGCACGTCGCCCTTGAACGGGGGCTGTCCCGTCAGGCAGGCGAACAACATACAGGCGAGCGCGTACTGGTCGGTGCGGCCGTCCAGCGGCTCGCCGCGCAGGTGTTCGGGCGCCGCGTACGTCGGCGACCCCAGGAAGTCACCGCTGCGGGTGCGGTGCCCCGTCGTGCCTCGACGAGTCAGACCGAAGTCGGCGATGTAGACGTGTTCCCGCGCCGACTCGCGGCTGGTGACGAGAACGTTCGCCGGCTTCACGTCGAGGTGGACGAGGCCGCGCTCGTGCAACGTGTCGAGGGCGTCGGCGACCTGATCGAGCAAGCCGAGGGCCCGTTCGGGCTGCATCGGGTTGCCCGAGATGAGGCTCGCCAGATCGGAGCCGTCGACGAGCCGCATCGCGATGTAGAGCATCCCGTCGATCTCGCCGAAGTCGTACAGCGGCACGATGTTGGCGTGATCGATCGCCGACGTGTTGCGTGCCTCGTCGACGAATCTCTCGCGGAATTCGGCATCGGCACCCAGGTGCTCACCGATCACCTTCAGGGCCACCTTGCGTCCCAAACGCACATCGGTGGCCCTGTACATCACGCTCATGCCACCTCGGCCGAGCACACCGTCGATGCGGTAGTTGCCCAGCCGCCGACCTGTCAGGTCGGCCGACTCCTCGCCTGCCACAGAGCGCAGCCTAACGCCTGCATATCGGCCCCGGTGTCCGTGTCCGCGTCACGTGACCGTCTCCTCCCGGAACCGAATCACGAGCGTTACGAGACCTTACGGACGTCCGCGGCCTGACTACGGCCATCGCGCCCGGCCGTGATCTCGAACTCCACCCGGTCGCCTTCGTCCAGGGTCCGGAACCCTTCCGCCTGGATGGCGGAGTAATGTACGAAGACGTCGGGGCCGTCGGGAGACTCGATGAACCCGTAACCCTTTTCCGCGTTGAACCACTTGACCGTGCCGACAGCCACGGTGTCCTCCTCGTGCCAAACCAAACGCGGACAGCCGGTGTCTGCCGCGCTCCAAGCGACGATCACGCTACCCGAAGAACGCGCGGGAGCAATGGTCAATTAGCGGGAAATACGCGGCGTGAACGGT
The window above is part of the Saccharomonospora glauca K62 genome. Proteins encoded here:
- a CDS encoding serine/threonine protein kinase, whose translation is MAGEESADLTGRRLGNYRIDGVLGRGGMSVMYRATDVRLGRKVALKVIGEHLGADAEFRERFVDEARNTSAIDHANIVPLYDFGEIDGMLYIAMRLVDGSDLASLISGNPMQPERALGLLDQVADALDTLHERGLVHLDVKPANVLVTSRESAREHVYIADFGLTRRGTTGHRTRSGDFLGSPTYAAPEHLRGEPLDGRTDQYALACMLFACLTGQPPFKGDVQTVIKGHLSGEVPSVSQLVPSLPPAIDAVVRKGMAKSAEDRYANCVELVAAARKALESGAAKGDPRQGHGRVGEGAPVQPFGTQPGGPASSQGQRPVPGQFAATPQQAPREQSHMTGYPGQQPPMSNPGPQQGFGTGPVPGPPQYQAPMASPYGTPPQGSPMPQGPGGYQQGPQQYGSGPSKSSLPWWVWALSAVALIGVGVLVVVLLTSGDDKDGGNQNTDPVAPSGGSPIPSVPIGPGGNVPTGEYPSGDTGSPNGNLPPTSIPIVPGG
- a CDS encoding cold-shock protein, translated to MAVGTVKWFNAEKGYGFIESPDGPDVFVHYSAIQAEGFRTLDEGDRVEFEITAGRDGRSQAADVRKVS